Proteins from one Hemicordylus capensis ecotype Gifberg chromosome 7, rHemCap1.1.pri, whole genome shotgun sequence genomic window:
- the GPR4 gene encoding G-protein coupled receptor 4 → MCNTTMVSCHVDSKIDHLFPPTLYIIVITMGFPTNCMALWAAYLQVRQKNELGVYLMNLSIADLLYIATLPLWIDYFLHYDNWIHGQESCKVFGFIFYTNIYISIAFLCCISVDRYLAVAHPLRFAKFRRVKTAVAVSVVVWAIEIGANSAPLFHNELFHDRYNHTFCFEKYPMEEWVAWMNLYRVFIGFLFPWTLMLFSYQGILRAVRGNISTEKQEKAKIKRLSLSLIVILLVCFAPYHVILLSRSAVYLSKPCDCSFEEKVFVAYHISLAFTSLNCVADPILYCFANEGARSDVTKALSTLLRFLASSKPQEMANASLTLDTPLSCKKSSFCRQPLTLPLPPLQAGVGIRDEELQMKILTFNQ, encoded by the coding sequence ATGTGCAACACGACCATGGTGAGCTGCCACGTGGACTCCAAGATTGACCACCTCTTCCCCCCAACACTGTACATCATCGTCATCACCATGGGCTTCCCCACTAACTGCATGGCGCTCTGGGCCGCCTACCTGCAGGTCAGGCAGAAGAATGAGCTAGGTGTCTACCTGATGAACCTTTCCATCGCCGACCTGCTCTACATCGCCACCCTGCCCCTCTGGATCGACTACTTCCTTCACTATGACAACTGGATCCACGGCCAGGAATCCTGCAAGGTCTTTGGGTTCATCTTCTACACCAACATCTACATCAGCATCGCCTTCCTGTGCTGCATCTCCGTGGACCGTTACCTGGCTGTGGCGCATCCTCTGAGGTTTGCCAAGTTCAGGCGGGTCAAGACGGCTGTGGCTGTCAGTGTGGTAGTGTGGGCCATTGAAATTGGGGCCAACTCGGCCCCCCTCTTCCACAACGAACTCTTCCACGACCGCTACAATCACACCTTCTGCTTTGAAAAGTATCCCATGGAAGAGTGGGTGGCCTGGATGAACCTCTACCGCGTCTTCATTGGCTTCCTCTTTCCATGGACACTGATGCTCTTCTCCTACCAGGGGATCTTAAGGGCTGTGCGTGGGAACATCTCCACCGAAAAGCAAGAGAAGGCCAAGATCAAGCGCCTCTCGCTCAGCCTCATCGTCATCCTCCTCGTCTGCTTTGCCCCCTACCATGTCATCCTCCTCTCCCGCAGCGCCGTCTACCTGAGCAAGCCCTGTGACTGCAGCTTCGAGGAGAAGGTCTTTGTGGCCTACCACATCTCGCTGGCCTTCACCAGCTTGAATTGCGTGGCTGACCCCATCCTCTACTGCTTTGCCAACGAGGGGGCCCGGAGCGACGTGACCAAGGCCCTCTCCACCCTGCTGCGTTTCCTGGCAAGCTCCAAGCCCCAGGAGATGGCCAATGCCTCCCTCACCCTCGACACGCCCCTCTCCTGCAAGAAGAGCAGCTTCTGCCGGCAGCCCCTGACGCTCCCACTGCCCCCCTTGCAGGCTGGGGTGGGGATAAGGGACGAGGAGCTCCAGATGAAGATCCTGACTTTCAACCAATGA
- the OPA3 gene encoding optic atrophy 3 protein: MSAERGGGSIYWGVACPCLRADVWGGVVSDVTCALTSGTAWALRAGAAGSARMVVGAFPLAKLITLGVRQLSKPLAARMKEGARASPFFRQYICGPPAQIYHWIEMRAKMRIMGFRGAAIKPLNEDVAAELGAELLGEAIIFGVGGLCIFLEYSRQATNSKKKEDELNSTLQGLQEQVAELNLTVETLDARLREVNRFLVDVSAKK; this comes from the exons ATGAGCGCCGAAAGAGGCGGCGGAAGTATTTACTGGGGCGTGGCCTGTCCATGCCTGCGCGCTGACGTCTGGGGCGGCGTGGTGAGCGACGTAACGTGCGCGCTGACGTCCGGGACGGCGTGGGCTCTCCGCGCAGGGGCCGCTGGGAGCGCGAGGATGGTGGTCGGCGCCTTCCCGCTGGCCAAGCTGATCACCCTGGGCGTTCGGCAGCTCTCCAAGCCGTTGGCCGCGCGCATGAAGGAGGGGGCGCGGGCCAGCCCCTTCTTCCGCCAGTACATCTGCGGACCCCCCGCTCAAA TTTATCACTGGATTGAGATGCGGGCCAAGATGCGGATTATGGGCTTCCGTGGTGCTGCCATCAAGCCGCTGAATGAGGACGTGGCCGCTGAGCTTGGTGCAGAACTGCTGGGTGAAGCCATcatctttggggtgggggggctgtgcATCTTCTTGGAGTACTCCCGCCAGGCCACCAACAGCAAGAAAAAAGAGGACGAGCTCAACAGCACCCTCCAGGGCCTGCAGGAACAGGTGGCAGAACTGAACTTGACTGTGGAAACTTTGGACGCCCGGTTGCGTGAGGTGAACCGGTTCCTCGTGGATGTCTCAGCCAAGAAATAA